In the genome of Amaranthus tricolor cultivar Red isolate AtriRed21 chromosome 15, ASM2621246v1, whole genome shotgun sequence, one region contains:
- the LOC130800705 gene encoding 2-oxoglutarate-Fe(II) type oxidoreductase hxnY-like isoform X2, translated as MKEESSIMKLPIIDLSAPDRLSTAATLRQACIEVGFFYIVNHGVDKDLLKRLFEESNKFFSLPLEDKMKLNRKELRGYTALYSEKLDPSLNTQGDPKESFYIGPLHGEVSDLNQWPSEELLPNWRQVMETYQSQVLRAGKNLLSLLALALKLDEKYFENVGALDQPMPFLRLIHYPGGLSGQTDEVLGASAHSDYGMITLLATDGVPGLQVCRDKDHEPRIWEDVLDIEGALIVNIGDMTERLTNCLFRSTLHRVVPKGQERYSVAFFLDPANEFSVKCLETACSESNPPRFHIKLKYPSVRV; from the exons ATGAAAGAAGAGAGTTCAATTATGAAGCTTCCCATCATTGATTTATCAGCGCCTGACCGACTTTCTACTGCTGCTACTCTTCGTCAG GCATGCATTGAAGTAGGTTTCTTTTACATTGTAAATCATGGAGTGGACAAAGATTTGCTCAAGAGGCTGTTTGAAGAGAGTAATAAATTCTTTTCGCTTCCCTTGGAAGACAAAATGAAACTTAACAGGAAGGAACTTCGAGGATATACAGCATTATATTCTGAAAAGTTGGATCCCTCTTTGAACACTCAAG GTGATCCGAAGGAGTCCTTTTATATTGGCCCGCTTCATGGAGAAGTAAGCGATTTAAACCAGTGGCCTTCTGAAG AGCTTCTTCCAAATTGGAGACAAGTTATGGAAACATACCAAAGTCAAGTTCT GAGAGCGGGGAAGAATCTACTATCACTTCTTGCACTGGCCTTGAAGCTTGATGAGAAGTATTTTGAGAATGTAGGAGCGTTAGATCAACCAATGCCTTTTCTTCGCCTCATACATTACCCTG GTGGTCTCAGTGGCCAAACTGATGAAGTTTTAGGCGCATCGGCACACTCTGATTATGGGATGATCACTTTGCTGGCAACTGATGGTGTTCCTGGACTACAG GTTTGCCGTGATAAAGATCATGAGCCTCGTATTTGGGAAGATGTTCTTGATATTGAGGG GGCTTTAATTGTCAACATTGGAGACATGACAGAGAGGTTGACAAATTGTTTATTTAG GTCTACATTGCATAGAGTGGTGCCAAAGGGACAAGAACGATATTCT GTAGCTTTTTTCCTCGATCCGGCGAATGAATTTTCGGTGAAATGCTTAGAAACTGCCTGCAGTGAGTCAAATCCTCCCAG ATTTCATATTAAATTGAAGTATCCAAGTGTTCGAGTATAA
- the LOC130800705 gene encoding 2-oxoglutarate-Fe(II) type oxidoreductase-like isoform X3, giving the protein MKEESSIMKLPIIDLSAPDRLSTAATLRQACIEVGFFYIVNHGVDKDLLKRLFEESNKFFSLPLEDKMKLNRKELRGYTALYSEKLDPSLNTQGDPKESFYIGPLHGEVSDLNQWPSEELLPNWRQVMETYQSQVLRAGKNLLSLLALALKLDEKYFENVGALDQPMPFLRLIHYPGGLSGQTDEVLGASAHSDYGMITLLATDGVPGLQVCRDKDHEPRIWEDVLDIEGALIVNIGDMTERLTNCLFRSTLHRVVPKGQERYSVFKGSDPTSVFDETLDSKQH; this is encoded by the exons ATGAAAGAAGAGAGTTCAATTATGAAGCTTCCCATCATTGATTTATCAGCGCCTGACCGACTTTCTACTGCTGCTACTCTTCGTCAG GCATGCATTGAAGTAGGTTTCTTTTACATTGTAAATCATGGAGTGGACAAAGATTTGCTCAAGAGGCTGTTTGAAGAGAGTAATAAATTCTTTTCGCTTCCCTTGGAAGACAAAATGAAACTTAACAGGAAGGAACTTCGAGGATATACAGCATTATATTCTGAAAAGTTGGATCCCTCTTTGAACACTCAAG GTGATCCGAAGGAGTCCTTTTATATTGGCCCGCTTCATGGAGAAGTAAGCGATTTAAACCAGTGGCCTTCTGAAG AGCTTCTTCCAAATTGGAGACAAGTTATGGAAACATACCAAAGTCAAGTTCT GAGAGCGGGGAAGAATCTACTATCACTTCTTGCACTGGCCTTGAAGCTTGATGAGAAGTATTTTGAGAATGTAGGAGCGTTAGATCAACCAATGCCTTTTCTTCGCCTCATACATTACCCTG GTGGTCTCAGTGGCCAAACTGATGAAGTTTTAGGCGCATCGGCACACTCTGATTATGGGATGATCACTTTGCTGGCAACTGATGGTGTTCCTGGACTACAG GTTTGCCGTGATAAAGATCATGAGCCTCGTATTTGGGAAGATGTTCTTGATATTGAGGG GGCTTTAATTGTCAACATTGGAGACATGACAGAGAGGTTGACAAATTGTTTATTTAG GTCTACATTGCATAGAGTGGTGCCAAAGGGACAAGAACGATATTCT GTATTTAAAGGATCAGATCCTACGTCTGTTTTTGATGAgacccttgatagcaaacaGCATTGA
- the LOC130800705 gene encoding 2-oxoglutarate-Fe(II) type oxidoreductase hxnY-like isoform X1 codes for MKEESSIMKLPIIDLSAPDRLSTAATLRQACIEVGFFYIVNHGVDKDLLKRLFEESNKFFSLPLEDKMKLNRKELRGYTALYSEKLDPSLNTQGDPKESFYIGPLHGEVSDLNQWPSEELLPNWRQVMETYQSQVLRAGKNLLSLLALALKLDEKYFENVGALDQPMPFLRLIHYPGGLSGQTDEVLGASAHSDYGMITLLATDGVPGLQVCRDKDHEPRIWEDVLDIEGALIVNIGDMTERLTNCLFRSTLHRVVPKGQERYSVAFFLDPANEFSVKCLETACSESNPPRFPPVRYIDYLRERFRLTFASDQEAS; via the exons ATGAAAGAAGAGAGTTCAATTATGAAGCTTCCCATCATTGATTTATCAGCGCCTGACCGACTTTCTACTGCTGCTACTCTTCGTCAG GCATGCATTGAAGTAGGTTTCTTTTACATTGTAAATCATGGAGTGGACAAAGATTTGCTCAAGAGGCTGTTTGAAGAGAGTAATAAATTCTTTTCGCTTCCCTTGGAAGACAAAATGAAACTTAACAGGAAGGAACTTCGAGGATATACAGCATTATATTCTGAAAAGTTGGATCCCTCTTTGAACACTCAAG GTGATCCGAAGGAGTCCTTTTATATTGGCCCGCTTCATGGAGAAGTAAGCGATTTAAACCAGTGGCCTTCTGAAG AGCTTCTTCCAAATTGGAGACAAGTTATGGAAACATACCAAAGTCAAGTTCT GAGAGCGGGGAAGAATCTACTATCACTTCTTGCACTGGCCTTGAAGCTTGATGAGAAGTATTTTGAGAATGTAGGAGCGTTAGATCAACCAATGCCTTTTCTTCGCCTCATACATTACCCTG GTGGTCTCAGTGGCCAAACTGATGAAGTTTTAGGCGCATCGGCACACTCTGATTATGGGATGATCACTTTGCTGGCAACTGATGGTGTTCCTGGACTACAG GTTTGCCGTGATAAAGATCATGAGCCTCGTATTTGGGAAGATGTTCTTGATATTGAGGG GGCTTTAATTGTCAACATTGGAGACATGACAGAGAGGTTGACAAATTGTTTATTTAG GTCTACATTGCATAGAGTGGTGCCAAAGGGACAAGAACGATATTCT GTAGCTTTTTTCCTCGATCCGGCGAATGAATTTTCGGTGAAATGCTTAGAAACTGCCTGCAGTGAGTCAAATCCTCCCAG ATTTCCCCCAGTCCGCTATATCGACTACCTCCGAGAACGTTTCAGACTTACATTTGCATCTGATCAAGAGGCTTCTTAG